In the genome of Chrysiogenes arsenatis DSM 11915, one region contains:
- a CDS encoding LUD domain-containing protein — protein sequence MNYPLLDPFIVRSNAVGNTTLVVTPDECQAYCAGHTTNDSFVYLPTFGKFATDVPIPQSGISSALIEARHGISATGTVVVESQEEPLRRASCLAEELIVVLPITALVATLYDLADYMEAITANPNAFVAFISGPSRTADIERVLTIGVHGPGAMTVLLVKE from the coding sequence ATGAATTACCCGCTTCTTGATCCGTTTATTGTTCGTTCGAATGCCGTTGGAAACACGACGTTAGTTGTAACTCCCGACGAATGTCAAGCCTACTGCGCTGGTCATACCACAAACGACAGTTTCGTTTATCTCCCAACTTTTGGCAAATTCGCTACCGATGTTCCCATTCCTCAAAGTGGCATTTCCAGCGCTCTCATAGAAGCGCGGCATGGCATTAGCGCGACTGGTACGGTGGTAGTTGAAAGCCAAGAGGAACCGTTGCGCCGAGCGAGTTGCCTGGCCGAAGAATTGATTGTCGTTTTGCCTATCACCGCGCTTGTCGCAACACTCTATGATCTTGCCGACTACATGGAAGCCATCACGGCGAATCCAAATGCGTTTGTTGCCTTTATCTCTGGCCCAAGCCGTACGGCAGATATCGAGCGCGTGTTAACGATTGGTGTCCATGGGCCGGGTGCCATGACTGTATTGCTGGTAAAGGAGTAA
- a CDS encoding FprA family A-type flavoprotein, with protein sequence MRTTICPGVTWVGVKDPELEIFDIVVPTEFGTTYNSYLIQGEKATALIDTSKLNFSAEYFANVETLTPLDKIDYVVVQHTEPDHAGCLLELIRRHPNITVIHSKPCTKFIENLVNCPFNSKPINNGDEIDLGGKTLRFYVTPFLHWPDTMVSYLVEDQVLFSCDIMGSHFTSRSNDAIFNSELDPEDFGSSVASFKYYYSMIMRPYKEHIIKAFKLLDPLQKKVIATSHGPILDRDPSYYYDWYALQATNYLKRISSQKVTIIYASSYGNTVKMMEAVCAGLEDAGVELVAYDAATAPMEAMIDSIELSAGVIFGTSTINSKAPEPILSVIANLVVLNVVGRKAAVFGSYGWSGEGITMTEGICDVMHMKVVQEAFKVQMTPSAAQLDEGRQWGYQFGLKVIE encoded by the coding sequence ATGCGCACTACCATTTGCCCCGGTGTTACTTGGGTTGGCGTGAAAGATCCAGAGCTAGAAATTTTCGATATTGTCGTTCCAACGGAATTTGGCACGACCTACAACAGTTATTTGATTCAGGGAGAAAAAGCTACGGCACTCATTGACACCTCGAAGCTCAACTTTTCGGCAGAGTATTTTGCCAATGTGGAAACGCTTACGCCACTCGACAAAATTGACTACGTTGTGGTGCAACACACGGAGCCTGACCATGCGGGTTGTCTGCTGGAGCTCATTCGCCGCCATCCGAACATCACGGTAATCCACTCCAAGCCGTGCACAAAATTCATTGAAAATCTCGTGAATTGCCCGTTCAACTCGAAACCCATCAACAATGGCGACGAAATAGATCTGGGCGGCAAAACACTGCGCTTCTACGTCACCCCGTTTCTGCACTGGCCGGACACAATGGTGAGCTATCTGGTTGAAGATCAAGTGCTCTTTTCGTGCGATATTATGGGGTCGCATTTTACGAGCCGTTCCAATGACGCCATTTTTAACTCGGAGCTTGATCCAGAAGATTTCGGTTCATCGGTGGCGTCGTTCAAGTATTACTATTCAATGATTATGCGCCCGTACAAAGAACATATTATTAAAGCGTTTAAGCTACTCGACCCACTTCAGAAGAAAGTTATTGCGACGTCGCACGGCCCAATTCTTGACCGCGATCCTTCGTATTACTATGACTGGTACGCCCTCCAAGCGACAAATTACCTCAAGCGGATTAGCAGCCAGAAAGTGACAATCATTTACGCTTCCTCCTACGGCAATACGGTGAAAATGATGGAAGCGGTATGCGCGGGGCTCGAAGATGCCGGTGTCGAGTTGGTGGCGTATGATGCGGCGACCGCGCCGATGGAGGCAATGATTGACTCGATTGAGCTTTCGGCAGGGGTTATTTTTGGCACCTCGACGATCAACTCCAAAGCGCCTGAGCCTATTTTGTCCGTTATTGCCAACCTGGTTGTGCTGAACGTCGTTGGACGCAAAGCCGCTGTGTTTGGCTCGTACGGCTGGAGCGGCGAAGGGATTACGATGACCGAAGGGATTTGCGATGTCATGCACATGAAGGTGGTGCAAGAGGCCTTCAAAGTGCAAATGACGCCATCGGCGGCGCAACTTGATGAGGGTCGCCAGTGGGGATATCAATTCGGGCTGAAAGTGATTGAATAG
- a CDS encoding ABC1 kinase family protein, translating to MKLLLFYLRTYHPARIYWVFRFLLTIFLLIKRRTQFLGIRPYSPEMLLRAITKLGPSFIKLAQVLATRADFFEAPYLERLRQLHDNIDPMPPADFREVFQRAFGERNPFEDFQETPFASASIGQVHVAHLQGTHEKVAVKIRRKGIERIVREDIRILTTFQFLFRPLFSQYTKNSLESVLIAFSRMIVREVDMLIELNNLEKFIRTYPDAGIRFPRPFATLCSRDALVMTFEEGVRFDDKAALAQLAVPFAALMEKLVLFYTEQILVKGYFHADPHPGNLLITEEGELVLLDFGMVTRIPSGTRIATIALVKAAYERNYATLVAAAKKLGIVTDNAPQVELEELSEQIFDIFDNESLSASSMQQLGFDLLQSMKHMPFKVPQETIYIMRVSTIIEGLGTTYKENFNGIKDILPVLQQNLARALGEEAGVLPVLGREIKQIPFTLVKARQIIDDMHDGEFTVRLSREDKQQLLSEIKLYLRRMLFLVILLGGAVMVAAGTFPFGGIWSLLLLVGALIGTMFFLG from the coding sequence GTGAAGCTGCTCCTTTTCTATCTGCGCACCTATCACCCAGCGCGCATCTACTGGGTGTTTCGTTTCTTGCTTACCATCTTTTTACTGATCAAGCGGCGGACGCAGTTTCTTGGCATCCGCCCCTATTCACCAGAGATGTTGTTGCGCGCGATTACCAAGCTCGGGCCAAGCTTCATCAAGCTGGCACAGGTATTGGCGACGCGCGCTGACTTTTTTGAGGCGCCATATCTTGAGCGCTTACGTCAGTTGCACGATAATATTGACCCAATGCCCCCTGCCGATTTTCGCGAAGTATTTCAGCGCGCTTTTGGCGAACGCAATCCTTTTGAGGATTTCCAAGAGACCCCTTTTGCCAGTGCTTCCATTGGTCAAGTGCACGTCGCCCATCTGCAGGGGACACACGAAAAGGTGGCGGTAAAAATCCGTCGCAAGGGAATTGAGCGAATTGTGCGCGAAGATATCCGTATTCTCACAACGTTTCAGTTTCTCTTTCGTCCGTTGTTTTCGCAATACACCAAAAACTCACTGGAGTCGGTACTGATTGCTTTTTCACGCATGATTGTGCGCGAAGTGGATATGCTTATTGAGTTGAATAATCTGGAAAAATTCATCCGCACATATCCCGATGCCGGCATCCGTTTTCCACGGCCATTTGCCACCCTTTGCTCACGCGATGCGCTGGTGATGACGTTTGAAGAGGGGGTTCGCTTTGACGATAAAGCGGCGCTCGCACAACTTGCCGTGCCGTTTGCCGCGTTGATGGAAAAACTCGTCCTATTCTATACGGAGCAAATTCTGGTCAAAGGGTACTTTCATGCCGACCCCCATCCGGGAAATCTTCTGATTACCGAAGAGGGCGAATTGGTGCTGCTTGATTTTGGTATGGTTACGCGCATTCCCTCAGGAACGCGTATTGCGACGATTGCGCTGGTGAAGGCGGCGTATGAAAGAAACTATGCCACGCTGGTGGCGGCGGCCAAAAAACTGGGAATTGTGACCGACAACGCGCCACAGGTTGAATTGGAAGAATTGAGCGAACAGATTTTTGATATTTTCGATAACGAATCGCTCAGCGCTTCAAGCATGCAGCAACTCGGTTTTGATCTGCTGCAATCAATGAAGCACATGCCGTTTAAAGTTCCCCAGGAAACAATCTACATTATGCGCGTCAGTACGATAATCGAAGGCCTGGGGACGACCTACAAAGAAAATTTCAATGGAATCAAGGATATCCTTCCCGTACTCCAGCAAAACCTTGCGCGTGCGTTGGGCGAAGAGGCGGGTGTCCTGCCTGTGCTGGGTCGGGAGATAAAACAGATACCGTTTACGCTGGTCAAGGCGCGCCAGATCATTGATGATATGCACGATGGCGAATTTACCGTCCGCCTGAGCCGTGAAGACAAACAACAGCTCCTGAGCGAAATCAAGCTCTACTTACGCCGGATGCTGTTTTTGGTCATTCTGCTTGGTGGCGCGGTGATGGTGGCGGCGGGAACCTTCCCATTTGGTGGCATCTGGTCACTACTTTTACTTGTTGGGGCGCTCATTGGCACCATGTTTTTTTTGGGTTAA
- a CDS encoding phasin family protein, which translates to MEKKLEDLFLFGLGAALLTKEKIETAVREATNSQAFNREEAEKMIETVIERGKAEKSALHAVVRDAVRSAIDELGIATKEDLERLRDELKSRSSEGSKQE; encoded by the coding sequence ATGGAAAAGAAACTCGAGGATCTCTTTTTATTCGGCCTCGGTGCCGCGTTATTGACGAAAGAAAAAATCGAAACTGCCGTGCGTGAAGCGACAAACAGTCAAGCATTCAACCGTGAAGAAGCCGAAAAGATGATCGAAACGGTTATCGAACGCGGCAAGGCGGAAAAAAGCGCGCTGCATGCGGTGGTACGCGATGCCGTTCGATCCGCTATTGACGAGCTGGGCATTGCCACTAAAGAAGATCTGGAGCGTCTGCGTGACGAGCTGAAAAGTCGGTCGTCTGAGGGGTCGAAGCAGGAGTGA
- the argH gene encoding argininosuccinate lyase — translation MQANDKLWGGRFTLPMDKFTEEFTASIAFDQKLYRYDIEGSIAHCKMLAKQGIIAESERDTILAGLQAILADIEAGNFTFSVDLEDVHMNIEKRLIERVGAVGGKLHTARSRNDQVALDIRLYTRDAIAQIVELIRDLQRALLEQAEAHQTAIMPGYTHLQTAQPVLLAHHLLAYFEMFDRDAARFSETATRVNVLPLGVGALAGTTFPIDREFVAQELGFAGVSKNSLDTVSDRDALLEVCAHASILMMHLSRLSEEFILWSTSEYRFIRISDAYCTGSSIMPQKRNPDVSELVRGKTGRVYGNLMSLLTVMKGLPLAYNKDMQEDKEPLFDTVETVKGSLKIYADMLRTATFNTQRMRAVAGDGFSTATDIADYLVRKNLPFRDAHEVVGKIVALAEAENKALDELTLGQMQALSTLIESDIFNCITVEKSVASRKAFGGTSGEAVAAQLATIRSRHEFAQ, via the coding sequence ATGCAAGCAAATGATAAGCTGTGGGGAGGGCGTTTTACCCTGCCAATGGATAAGTTTACCGAAGAGTTTACCGCCAGTATTGCTTTTGATCAGAAGCTCTACCGGTATGATATCGAAGGCTCCATCGCCCACTGTAAGATGCTTGCCAAGCAGGGGATTATTGCGGAAAGTGAGCGCGATACGATTCTCGCGGGCTTACAGGCAATCCTCGCAGATATTGAAGCTGGAAACTTCACCTTCAGCGTTGATTTAGAAGATGTTCACATGAATATTGAAAAACGGTTGATTGAGCGCGTCGGCGCGGTCGGCGGCAAGCTGCACACCGCGCGCAGCCGCAACGATCAGGTGGCACTCGATATCCGCCTCTATACGCGCGATGCGATTGCGCAGATTGTGGAGCTGATTCGTGATCTGCAACGGGCGCTTTTGGAACAGGCTGAAGCCCATCAGACAGCAATTATGCCTGGTTACACCCATTTGCAAACGGCGCAACCGGTACTGCTGGCACATCATCTGCTGGCCTATTTTGAAATGTTTGACCGCGACGCCGCACGGTTCAGCGAAACCGCAACGCGGGTGAATGTGCTGCCACTGGGCGTTGGTGCTCTGGCCGGAACGACGTTCCCGATAGACCGCGAATTCGTTGCGCAGGAACTCGGTTTTGCGGGTGTCAGTAAAAACTCACTCGATACGGTCAGCGACCGCGATGCTCTGCTGGAAGTGTGCGCCCACGCTTCTATCTTGATGATGCACCTTTCGCGTCTCTCAGAAGAATTTATCCTCTGGAGCACCTCGGAGTATCGGTTTATCCGTATTTCCGATGCGTACTGCACCGGGTCAAGCATTATGCCGCAGAAGCGCAATCCTGATGTTTCGGAGTTAGTACGGGGCAAAACTGGCCGTGTCTACGGCAACCTGATGTCGCTCTTGACCGTCATGAAAGGGCTGCCGCTCGCGTATAATAAAGATATGCAAGAAGATAAAGAGCCCCTGTTTGACACCGTGGAAACCGTCAAAGGGTCGCTCAAAATTTATGCCGACATGCTGCGCACCGCAACGTTTAACACACAGAGAATGCGCGCCGTAGCGGGTGACGGCTTTTCCACCGCGACGGACATTGCTGATTATCTGGTGCGCAAAAACCTGCCGTTCCGCGATGCACATGAGGTCGTCGGAAAGATCGTAGCGTTAGCCGAAGCAGAAAATAAAGCGCTTGATGAGCTGACATTAGGACAAATGCAAGCACTTTCTACACTGATCGAATCGGATATTTTCAACTGCATCACCGTTGAAAAAAGCGTTGCCAGCCGCAAAGCATTCGGTGGCACTTCCGGCGAAGCCGTCGCAGCGCAACTTGCGACCATTCGGAGCCGTCATGAATTTGCGCAGTAA
- a CDS encoding PaaI family thioesterase yields the protein MYQTYLDALRNGRYDVNPLLAHLGIEPIVLEIDRVVLRLKTYEALRQGGGLVAGGVLATLADEAMAHLCLTGLAPQATTVTVEMQIRYFLPVQVGDIIEARAHVVRRGRSLVSLEADLIRVGNEPESVVAKSAATFMVRNR from the coding sequence ATGTACCAAACATATCTTGACGCACTCCGCAACGGACGCTACGACGTAAATCCTTTGCTCGCCCATTTGGGAATTGAGCCTATCGTACTAGAAATTGACCGCGTAGTCCTGCGACTCAAAACCTATGAAGCACTCCGTCAAGGCGGCGGCCTCGTAGCGGGCGGAGTGCTAGCTACATTAGCCGATGAAGCGATGGCACACTTATGCTTAACCGGATTAGCCCCTCAGGCGACAACCGTGACAGTGGAAATGCAGATTCGCTATTTCCTTCCGGTGCAGGTAGGAGACATCATCGAAGCAAGAGCCCATGTAGTACGCCGCGGACGCTCGCTCGTCAGCCTAGAGGCAGACCTTATTCGAGTCGGCAACGAACCGGAAAGCGTCGTAGCAAAAAGTGCTGCAACCTTTATGGTTCGTAACCGTTAG
- a CDS encoding endonuclease MutS2 — MDDHSLLTLEYQKIKNLIQSYAASDLGRDQLEALRPASTLLDMKGRVNLGREFFALALQYGNFPIGDLFDPIPLLESTTQSGQLLEPMELRQIARFLQVAQKVKDFMAQVEGGIAPRVQELCADLFPCADLRSRIELCIDDNGHITDDASHHLRKIRREVKIARTRVKKHLDHYLNSAEYKDVVLENIITLRQDRYVIPLRSNFRGKINGVVQGHSASGSTFYVEPAETVEFNNKVATMLGQEREEEYRIIAEINELLRSRMRALRENVTGLARIDLYSACVRYAIARGGTWLPVTEQRAAVCHALRHPLLGDHAVPVDIQIGHDFHTLLITGPNTGGKTLGLKALGVAVLCHNSGLPVLCSEQSSIGYFDSVYADIGDEQSIEQNLSTFSSHIVNIARMASVAGERSLILLDELGSGTDPEEGGALAVGVLRYFIERKALVVATTHHNAVKRFAYNTPGVENACMEFDFATLQPTYRILFGQQGESSALAIAEKYGLPRTIVNYSREFLNGEMTEGIKTIQALERKLERHVKKDQEFRLKREQLEARLATLEEREQQTKRRSEAILEQATMQAESLLKEARREAEAYVRSMKQSAQHSTSQSATLPSDVRQSRQNFKTVSDKVSADAMKLQLGRLQKLEKLTVGAAVYVQKLDRDGVILAIDGKMVEVNVDGMRIKTTPEALYAPQTPPAPKQKIAKKKSAEEITASYGVTITGLKQELMLVGERVEEGLEMLEKYLAQAIMTDWEYVRIVHGLGSGKLKRAVREYLTQSPSVKEWRDGEAFEGGIGATVVTLKG, encoded by the coding sequence ATGGATGACCACTCATTACTCACCCTTGAGTACCAGAAAATAAAAAACCTTATTCAATCGTACGCGGCTTCGGATTTAGGGCGCGATCAGCTGGAAGCACTCCGCCCAGCCAGCACCCTTTTGGACATGAAAGGTCGCGTCAATCTTGGGCGCGAATTTTTCGCTCTGGCGCTGCAATACGGCAATTTTCCGATTGGCGATCTCTTCGATCCCATACCGCTTTTGGAATCAACCACGCAAAGCGGCCAGCTCCTGGAACCCATGGAACTACGCCAAATTGCGCGCTTTTTGCAAGTAGCACAAAAGGTAAAGGATTTCATGGCGCAAGTTGAAGGTGGCATCGCCCCGCGCGTGCAAGAGTTGTGCGCCGACTTGTTTCCCTGTGCCGACTTGCGCAGTCGTATTGAACTCTGTATCGACGACAACGGACATATTACCGACGACGCCTCACATCACCTGCGGAAAATTCGGCGTGAAGTGAAAATCGCCCGCACTCGCGTAAAAAAACATCTCGACCACTACCTCAACTCAGCGGAATATAAAGATGTGGTGTTAGAAAACATCATTACGTTGCGGCAAGATCGCTATGTCATTCCACTGCGCTCCAATTTTCGTGGCAAAATTAACGGTGTAGTGCAAGGGCATTCTGCCAGCGGTTCGACATTCTATGTTGAGCCAGCAGAAACAGTAGAATTTAACAACAAAGTTGCCACCATGCTGGGGCAAGAGCGCGAAGAGGAATACCGTATTATTGCGGAAATCAACGAGTTGCTCCGCTCGCGGATGCGAGCCTTGCGCGAAAACGTCACGGGACTCGCACGCATTGACCTCTATTCAGCGTGCGTGCGCTACGCCATTGCCCGTGGTGGCACATGGCTGCCAGTTACAGAACAGCGCGCCGCGGTGTGCCATGCTTTGCGCCACCCACTGCTGGGCGACCACGCCGTGCCGGTTGATATTCAAATCGGGCACGACTTTCACACCCTGTTGATTACCGGCCCCAACACAGGCGGGAAAACACTGGGGCTAAAAGCACTTGGCGTTGCCGTCCTCTGCCATAACTCCGGCCTACCCGTGCTTTGCTCGGAACAAAGCTCCATCGGCTATTTTGATAGCGTGTATGCTGACATTGGCGATGAACAGTCGATTGAACAAAACCTTTCGACCTTCAGTTCGCACATCGTAAACATAGCCCGTATGGCATCTGTGGCCGGCGAACGCTCGCTGATTCTGCTCGACGAACTTGGCAGCGGCACCGATCCCGAAGAAGGTGGCGCTTTAGCCGTTGGCGTCTTACGCTATTTTATTGAACGCAAAGCCCTAGTTGTCGCCACCACGCACCACAATGCCGTCAAACGCTTTGCCTATAACACGCCTGGAGTAGAAAACGCCTGCATGGAATTTGACTTTGCCACGCTTCAGCCGACCTATCGGATACTGTTTGGACAGCAAGGCGAATCGAGCGCACTGGCAATTGCTGAAAAATATGGATTACCGCGTACAATCGTGAATTACTCGCGCGAATTTCTGAACGGCGAAATGACCGAAGGGATTAAAACCATCCAAGCGCTGGAGCGCAAGCTAGAGCGACACGTCAAGAAAGATCAGGAGTTCCGCCTCAAACGCGAACAGCTTGAAGCGCGCTTGGCAACACTTGAAGAACGCGAACAACAGACAAAACGGCGCAGCGAGGCAATTCTGGAACAGGCGACCATGCAGGCCGAATCGCTGTTAAAAGAGGCGCGGCGCGAAGCAGAGGCCTACGTCCGTTCCATGAAACAGAGCGCCCAGCACAGCACTTCCCAGAGTGCAACACTTCCCAGCGACGTACGACAAAGCCGACAGAATTTTAAGACCGTCAGCGATAAAGTCAGTGCTGATGCCATGAAACTCCAGCTTGGGCGCTTGCAGAAACTCGAAAAATTGACCGTTGGTGCCGCCGTATATGTACAAAAACTTGACCGCGACGGAGTCATTTTAGCTATTGATGGCAAAATGGTGGAAGTCAATGTCGATGGAATGCGCATAAAAACGACACCAGAGGCACTCTACGCTCCGCAAACACCGCCAGCGCCAAAACAGAAAATAGCCAAGAAAAAGAGTGCCGAAGAAATTACCGCCAGCTACGGCGTAACGATTACTGGCCTGAAACAAGAATTGATGCTCGTCGGCGAACGCGTTGAAGAGGGGCTGGAAATGCTGGAAAAATATCTGGCACAAGCCATAATGACCGATTGGGAATATGTTCGTATTGTGCATGGGCTTGGTTCTGGCAAGTTGAAACGAGCCGTGCGCGAATACCTTACCCAATCACCATCAGTCAAAGAATGGCGCGACGGCGAAGCGTTTGAAGGGGGAATCGGCGCAACCGTCGTGACACTGAAGGGATAA
- a CDS encoding Crp/Fnr family transcriptional regulator: protein MIREIRTTINDETKRALLSGGSKVHTFAAAEEVFHEGDIADCVYILIEGEMEVTHRDENGATHLLNVLTPGTIFGEMSVFLNSHRTATIIARTRCRALALDQEKLINSVSTIPSLSHSFLRVLASRIRDINEKYCDAITRTYQLALGCALLAAEQEESGEYQLDLAALAKQCGGEVSVLLEVLRQMQKEGIVSQLQHNFRMVKLRYNKPKLLEFMGRTAVIPPTIKPHA from the coding sequence ATGATTCGTGAAATTCGCACCACCATTAACGACGAAACCAAACGAGCGCTGCTGAGCGGCGGCAGTAAAGTCCATACGTTTGCCGCCGCCGAAGAAGTCTTTCATGAAGGCGATATTGCTGACTGCGTGTATATTTTGATTGAAGGTGAAATGGAAGTCACCCATCGCGATGAAAACGGAGCGACACATCTGTTAAACGTGCTCACTCCGGGAACCATCTTTGGTGAAATGAGCGTATTTCTGAATTCCCATCGCACAGCTACTATCATTGCCCGCACGCGCTGCCGCGCCCTAGCGCTCGATCAAGAAAAACTGATTAACTCCGTTTCGACTATTCCGAGCCTCAGCCATAGCTTTTTGCGCGTACTGGCCAGCCGCATTCGCGATATCAACGAAAAGTATTGCGATGCGATTACCCGCACCTATCAACTGGCATTGGGATGCGCCTTGCTGGCAGCGGAACAAGAAGAGAGCGGCGAATATCAGCTTGATTTAGCCGCACTGGCAAAACAATGCGGCGGCGAAGTGAGCGTACTTTTGGAAGTGCTGCGCCAAATGCAAAAAGAAGGTATTGTCAGTCAATTACAGCACAACTTTCGCATGGTCAAACTACGCTACAATAAGCCGAAACTGTTAGAATTTATGGGGCGTACCGCCGTGATTCCGCCGACGATCAAGCCGCACGCGTAA
- a CDS encoding class I SAM-dependent methyltransferase: MSSHFDAAASKWDHDPAKIERAKITAERIRGLPFGSRNSLVDFGSGTGLLGLQLKDTFTRVLLVDSSPEMLRVAREKITEHGITNVETCHGDSLTDVASRHSAIATLMALHHMADVKAFFAEAYQTLEPEGFLIIADLVKEDGSFHKHMSSFSGHNGFDTEVLSGIAAESGFRVHSVEHYHEIVKKSANGEKRAYPLFLFAAIKQALP; the protein is encoded by the coding sequence ATGAGCAGTCACTTTGACGCTGCCGCCAGCAAATGGGATCATGATCCCGCAAAAATTGAGCGGGCAAAGATAACAGCGGAAAGAATCCGGGGACTCCCCTTCGGCAGTCGCAACAGCTTGGTGGATTTTGGCAGTGGCACTGGTCTGCTCGGCCTGCAGCTGAAGGATACCTTCACCAGAGTTCTCTTGGTCGATTCCTCGCCGGAAATGCTGCGGGTGGCTCGCGAGAAGATCACCGAACATGGCATAACCAATGTCGAAACTTGCCACGGGGACAGTCTGACCGATGTGGCTTCGCGACATTCTGCGATCGCCACGCTGATGGCTCTGCATCATATGGCCGATGTGAAAGCATTCTTTGCTGAAGCCTACCAGACCCTCGAACCGGAAGGTTTCCTGATCATTGCCGATCTGGTCAAGGAAGATGGTTCATTCCACAAACACATGTCATCATTCAGCGGTCACAATGGATTTGATACCGAAGTGCTGTCCGGGATTGCCGCTGAAAGCGGCTTTCGTGTTCACAGCGTTGAGCACTATCACGAAATAGTCAAAAAGAGTGCAAACGGAGAAAAGCGCGCCTATCCCCTCTTCCTGTTTGCAGCAATAAAACAGGCTCTCCCGTAA
- a CDS encoding sensor histidine kinase: MRLAKFILANVEPIIAEWEAFAGTLAPGATMTKLALRDDAGSILQATARDMQVDQSLAQQVDKSKGDGGADSAASDQLDIASARHAEERVGSGFNIIEVVSEYRALRASVLRLWRKSVSQFDLDDMDEITRFNEAIDQSLAKAVGSYTERVNQSRQMFLAILSHDLRNPLHCIHMAAELVSQENKHLKPSEALAIISRQSTVMAKLVTDMIDFTSTWLGNTMRLNCEPVDLQMLCREIVDGFRVTHPQRTVHFHSRGDLTGNWDTARLQQVVSNLLGNALQHGSPEAPVELSAFSEGETVVLSIHNEGAPIPPEALPTLFDPLVRHVTTESALRRVAGSIGLGLYIVREIVNAQGGTIAVASTAQQGTTFTVRIPRLPQDLWDAFAP; this comes from the coding sequence ATGCGACTAGCAAAATTTATTCTCGCGAACGTCGAACCCATCATCGCGGAATGGGAAGCGTTTGCGGGCACCCTCGCGCCGGGAGCGACGATGACAAAGCTCGCCCTGCGTGACGATGCGGGATCGATCCTGCAGGCAACCGCGCGGGACATGCAAGTCGATCAGAGCCTCGCCCAGCAGGTGGACAAGTCCAAAGGTGACGGCGGCGCGGACAGCGCGGCGAGTGACCAGCTCGACATTGCCTCCGCACGGCACGCCGAAGAGCGTGTCGGCTCGGGATTCAACATCATTGAGGTTGTCTCCGAATACCGCGCCCTGCGTGCCAGTGTCCTGCGCCTCTGGCGCAAGAGCGTTTCGCAGTTCGACCTCGACGACATGGACGAAATTACCCGCTTTAACGAGGCGATCGATCAATCGCTCGCCAAGGCCGTTGGTAGTTACACCGAGCGCGTCAATCAGTCCCGCCAAATGTTCCTAGCGATCCTCAGTCACGATCTGCGCAATCCGCTGCATTGCATCCACATGGCCGCAGAGCTTGTTTCGCAGGAGAATAAACACCTGAAGCCGAGCGAGGCGCTCGCGATAATCAGCAGGCAATCTACAGTGATGGCAAAGTTAGTCACAGATATGATCGACTTCACATCGACGTGGCTGGGCAACACCATGCGGCTGAATTGCGAGCCGGTTGATCTGCAAATGCTCTGTCGTGAAATAGTTGACGGATTCCGTGTGACGCACCCCCAGCGCACCGTGCACTTTCACTCGCGCGGTGACCTTACCGGAAATTGGGATACCGCTCGACTCCAACAGGTCGTTTCCAACCTGTTGGGCAACGCGCTTCAGCACGGGTCGCCAGAGGCACCGGTCGAACTGTCGGCCTTTTCGGAAGGAGAAACCGTGGTGTTGAGCATCCATAATGAAGGCGCGCCGATCCCGCCGGAAGCACTGCCAACGCTCTTTGATCCGCTGGTGCGCCATGTCACGACCGAATCGGCATTGCGGCGGGTCGCGGGTAGCATCGGGCTGGGTTTATACATCGTGCGCGAGATCGTTAATGCCCAAGGGGGAACTATCGCGGTCGCCTCGACAGCGCAGCAAGGCACGACGTTCACCGTCCGCATTCCACGTTTGCCGCAAGATCTCTGGGACGCGTTTGCCCCCTAG
- a CDS encoding RrF2 family transcriptional regulator → MFSKKTKYGLLAMIALSRRYGSGPVLISELAEEENIPKKFLELILLSLKNASVLASRKGKGGGYYLAKTPEEITVGDIITILEGPLAPMPCVSVTAYEKCPECGDEGSCGIRLVMKDVRDAMADILDSTTLREVIDRSNAVVREKNQVLDFDI, encoded by the coding sequence ATGTTTTCCAAAAAAACCAAATATGGTTTGCTCGCTATGATTGCACTGAGCCGCCGCTACGGCAGCGGCCCGGTGCTGATTTCTGAGCTGGCCGAAGAAGAAAATATCCCCAAGAAATTCTTGGAACTGATTCTGTTGTCACTCAAAAACGCCAGCGTTCTGGCCAGTCGTAAAGGAAAAGGTGGCGGGTATTATCTGGCAAAAACGCCGGAAGAGATTACCGTTGGCGACATCATCACTATTCTGGAAGGGCCACTCGCGCCGATGCCGTGCGTTAGCGTGACGGCCTACGAAAAATGTCCGGAATGTGGCGATGAAGGTTCATGCGGGATTCGACTGGTCATGAAAGATGTGCGCGACGCCATGGCCGATATTCTTGATAGCACCACGTTGCGCGAGGTAATTGATCGCTCGAATGCTGTAGTGCGGGAAAAGAACCAAGTGCTCGATTTTGATATTTAG